DNA from Prevotella melaninogenica:
GAACCTGCCATTGGTGTACATTCTCACGTGCGACAAGTAGTGCATCACCCGATATATCCCACGCTGTAACCGCCGAGTTGCGTAGGTCGGCAGCCAACGTAACAGCAATACAGCCACTACCTGTTCCAACATCCAATACCTGTAGAGGCATAGGAGGTTGCAAGGCACAATAAGGTCGGTTGTAATCCTCCTCTATCCAACGGCACAGCACCTCAGTCTCTGGGCGTGGAATCAATACACCCGGAGCCACATGAAATGTGCGCCCACAAAAGGTTTCACGTCCTAAAACATATTGTACAGGTTCCGAACGCTCCAAACGAAGGATGATTTTCTCTAATTCCTCCTCCGCTTCTCGTGATAATTCATTAACTTTGCCCATATAAATATCGGTCAGCGTAATGCCAAACTGCACCTCTAACACAAGCCGAACGATAGCTTGTGCCTCACCATCATCATACAAGGGAGTGAGTCTGTGCCATAAATCTTGGTATGTCATAGCTGCAAAGATAGGAATTTTAATGAAATGAAACAAGAAGAAACTGACGAAAAATACATGCGTCGTTGCCTCCAATTAGCTCGTAATGGACAACTGCTTGCCAAGCCTAACCCAATGGTTGGTGCGGTTATTGTGAGCAAGGAGGGTAGGATTATCGGTGAGGGTTACCACGTACGCTGTGGCAAAGGACACGCAGAGGTGAACGCTTTTGCATCTGTAAGTAAAGAGGACGAGGCTTTGCTACGTGAAGCAACGGTGTATGTCAGTCTTGAGCCTTGCTCTCATTATGGGAAAACACCTCCTTGTGCCGACTTGATTATCAGTAAGGGTGTGCGCCGTGTCGTCTGTGGTTGCATCGATCCTTTTGCCGAAGTGCAAGGACGTGGAGTAAAGAAGATTCGCGAAGCTGGGATAGAAGTGACCGTGGGTGTATTGGAGAAAGAGTGTTTAGAACTGAATAAACGGTTTATTACTTATAATACACATAAACGACCTTATGTGATATTGAAGTGGGCAGAAGCGAGTAGCCCCTCCCCCTTACCCCTCCCCCAAAGGGAGGGGAGTAATCACCGAGATTCCCCTAATAACTCAGAAAAAGTCATTGCCAATATAACTATTGAGAATAGAAACAATAGAATATATTGTAACTATAAACCTTCTGTGGCTTACATTGGCAACTTGCCGGGTAAAGATTATCAGCCATTGATTATCTCTACTCCCTTTACAAAGATGTTAGTACATAAGATGAGGGCGGAGAATGATGCGATTCTCGTTGGGAAAACAACGGAAGAATTAGAACAACCACAGCTGACGGTAAGGGAATGGAGCGGTCCAAATCCAGAGAAGTTGGTGCTGACAAGTCAACCGACAAAAGCTGGAGAATACGCAACACCGGCTGAAGTGCTGTCGCATCTCTATGCTGAAAAGCAGCAAAGTCTCATCGTGGAAGGTGGTGCAAAGACTTTACAGAGTTTTTTGGATGCAGGACTATGGGACGAGATACGCATAGAATCGGCTCCTTTCACGGTTAACAAAGGTATCGAAGCGCCAAAACTTCCAGATAACCTACGTGTTATAAAGGTAGAGAAGTATGTTAACACGATTGTAACCTACGAGCGAGCGTAGGATGAAATGACATCCATTCGATACAACAAAACGGCTAAAAACAATTTATCTTCATGAAAAAAAGAAATTCTTTTCATGAAGATAAATATTTATTTTCACGACAAAAAATATTTCTTTTCATGAAAATAATTCGACAATAAGACTGAGTTGGAAGTGCAATAGTCTTTTTAATTGCACTTGTGTGTCATAATATTTAATACCATATCATCGGTAATACACATCGCTTCCTTACCTATACTTGTTAGGTTACGGATAGACTTATCAACATCTTCATCAATGATTCCCTCTGCAGACGTTACGTGCTTTCCCTCCATGGAAAGCGTTGCAGAAAGGATAGCAGTTGACACTCCCGATGAGATCTTCAGTGAACAACTTGGCTTCGCACCATCACAAATCATACCCGTAAGGTTGGCTATCATGTTCTTTACTGAATGACAAACATTGATATAATTGCCTCCCATCAGATAAGTAATACCACAACTGGAACCAATACTTGCTACTACACAACCGCAAAGGGCAGAGAGTGCACCAAGACTCTGCTTGATATAGATAGCGGTTAGATGACTCAAGGTGAGTGCTCGGATAAGTTCTTCACGTGTATTCTCATTCTCCTTCGCAAAGACTGCAACAGGATTGGTTGCACAGATGCCCTGATTTCCAGAACCACTATTACTCATCACTGGTATCAAAGCACCACCCATACGGGCATCACAGGCTGAAGCGGTCTTCGCAATAACGTGCGAGAAGATACTATTACCAAAGATTCCGCGACTCAAAGGACGGTCCATTATCTTACCCAAACAATGTCCATAATTTCCCTTCAAAGCCTCAGCTGCAGCACGAAGATTATAACGTTTTGCCTCAAGAATAAACTCAATCTCATCGACAGGAGTGGTTGTAGCAAACTCCCATACCGTATTGAGGTTCAGACAAAGGGGTGCTTTTTCGACAGCAGCTGTGCTGGGTTGCATCTTATCGAGCAGAACAGTACCGTCCTTCTCTTCAAAGACAATATTCGTATGAGTGCCAATGATAATGGCTGTCGCACGATGTCCCTCAGCCTCACAAGTAATTTCTATATATAGTTTCTCGGTGATACCGTCCTTCAGTTTGACATCAATTCGATTCTCACTGATAAATGTCTTGCCAACTTCCAATGTATCAGGTGTGAGGTCCTTGATAACCTCCAACTGATATTCTGACTTACCCACCAAAGCACCGATGGCAATGGCAATAGGCAGACCGATCATTCCCGTTCCAGGAATACCGACTCCCATCGCATTCTTCAGAATATTAGCAGAGAGCAACACGCTAATATGTTCTGGTCTCTGACCTAACAACTCTGTAGCACGTGCAGTACACAATGCCACAGCCATTGGCTCTGTACAACCCACAGCAGGTACTACCTGCTGGTGTATCAACTCGATAATCTGTTCTCTAATGTTCTT
Protein-coding regions in this window:
- the prmC gene encoding peptide chain release factor N(5)-glutamine methyltransferase; protein product: MTYQDLWHRLTPLYDDGEAQAIVRLVLEVQFGITLTDIYMGKVNELSREAEEELEKIILRLERSEPVQYVLGRETFCGRTFHVAPGVLIPRPETEVLCRWIEEDYNRPYCALQPPMPLQVLDVGTGSGCIAVTLAADLRNSAVTAWDISGDALLVARENVHQWQVRVELKMEDVLHPSASAMQQKFDVIVSNPPYICDKERTEMEGNVLAYEPETALFVPDDDPLRFYRAIAEYGVQALSADGVLYFETNPLYINDVKEMLNTLGYKQIELREDQFGKLRFTKAIRP
- the ribD gene encoding bifunctional diaminohydroxyphosphoribosylaminopyrimidine deaminase/5-amino-6-(5-phosphoribosylamino)uracil reductase RibD, whose translation is MKQEETDEKYMRRCLQLARNGQLLAKPNPMVGAVIVSKEGRIIGEGYHVRCGKGHAEVNAFASVSKEDEALLREATVYVSLEPCSHYGKTPPCADLIISKGVRRVVCGCIDPFAEVQGRGVKKIREAGIEVTVGVLEKECLELNKRFITYNTHKRPYVILKWAEASSPSPLPLPQREGSNHRDSPNNSEKVIANITIENRNNRIYCNYKPSVAYIGNLPGKDYQPLIISTPFTKMLVHKMRAENDAILVGKTTEELEQPQLTVREWSGPNPEKLVLTSQPTKAGEYATPAEVLSHLYAEKQQSLIVEGGAKTLQSFLDAGLWDEIRIESAPFTVNKGIEAPKLPDNLRVIKVEKYVNTIVTYERA
- a CDS encoding serine dehydratase subunit alpha family protein, translated to MLEKNIREQIIELIHQQVVPAVGCTEPMAVALCTARATELLGQRPEHISVLLSANILKNAMGVGIPGTGMIGLPIAIAIGALVGKSEYQLEVIKDLTPDTLEVGKTFISENRIDVKLKDGITEKLYIEITCEAEGHRATAIIIGTHTNIVFEEKDGTVLLDKMQPSTAAVEKAPLCLNLNTVWEFATTTPVDEIEFILEAKRYNLRAAAEALKGNYGHCLGKIMDRPLSRGIFGNSIFSHVIAKTASACDARMGGALIPVMSNSGSGNQGICATNPVAVFAKENENTREELIRALTLSHLTAIYIKQSLGALSALCGCVVASIGSSCGITYLMGGNYINVCHSVKNMIANLTGMICDGAKPSCSLKISSGVSTAILSATLSMEGKHVTSAEGIIDEDVDKSIRNLTSIGKEAMCITDDMVLNIMTHKCN